A region from the Azospirillum fermentarium genome encodes:
- the fdxH gene encoding formate dehydrogenase subunit beta — MALQSLDILRRSATPTPTPQARNPAEIAKLIDVSVCIGCKACQVACSEWNELRADVGSCIGVYDNPIDMSSQAWTVMRFNEVEQNGKLEWLIRKDGCMHCSDPGCLKACPSPGAIIQYKNGIVDFHQENCIGCGYCVSGCPFNVPRLSPADSKAYKCNMCSDRVAMGQEPACVKTCPTGAIQFGSKEDMKEVAETRITDLKSRGYDQAGLYDPQGVGGTHVMYVLHHADQPELYSGLPKEPEISTAVSLWKGALKPLATLGVAAAGLFGFFHYITVGPNRADEDEHHETKTDREDAR; from the coding sequence ATGGCCCTGCAATCCCTCGATATCCTGCGCCGCTCCGCAACACCGACGCCGACGCCGCAGGCCCGCAACCCCGCCGAGATCGCCAAGCTGATCGACGTGTCGGTCTGCATCGGCTGCAAGGCGTGTCAGGTGGCGTGTTCGGAATGGAACGAACTGCGCGCCGACGTCGGTTCGTGCATCGGCGTCTACGACAACCCCATCGACATGTCGTCGCAGGCGTGGACCGTCATGCGCTTCAACGAGGTGGAACAGAACGGCAAGCTGGAATGGCTGATCCGCAAGGACGGCTGCATGCACTGTTCCGACCCCGGCTGTCTGAAGGCCTGCCCGTCGCCGGGGGCCATCATCCAGTACAAGAACGGCATCGTCGATTTCCATCAGGAGAACTGCATCGGCTGCGGCTATTGCGTCTCCGGCTGCCCGTTCAACGTGCCCCGGCTGAGCCCCGCCGACAGCAAGGCGTACAAGTGCAACATGTGCTCCGACCGTGTGGCCATGGGGCAGGAGCCGGCGTGCGTCAAGACCTGCCCCACCGGCGCCATCCAGTTCGGCAGCAAGGAGGACATGAAGGAGGTGGCGGAAACCCGCATCACCGACCTGAAGTCCCGCGGCTACGACCAGGCCGGCCTCTATGACCCGCAAGGGGTGGGCGGCACCCACGTCATGTACGTGCTGCACCACGCCGACCAGCCGGAGCTTTATTCCGGTTTGCCGAAAGAGCCTGAGATCAGCACCGCCGTCAGCCTGTGGAAGGGAGCGCTGAAGCCGCTGGCCACCCTGGGCGTTGCCGCCGCCGGTCTGTTCGGCTTCTTCCACTACATCACCGTCGGCCCCAACCGCGCCGACGAGGATGAGCATCACGAGACCAAGACGGACCGGGAGGACGCACGGTGA
- the fdhD gene encoding formate dehydrogenase accessory sulfurtransferase FdhD, with protein sequence MDGMTDFRIDLLPAVTEEGVLPDTTRRVTVLRLDGGTGISAEDMVVEEVPVAMAYNGIVHAVMLATPRDLEDMALGFSLSENIIATADELYEVAVVTGCDGVEVRMDIPLDRFMKLKGQRRSLAGRTGCGVCGVESLQAMARAGRPVSGGTPITPAAVARALRLFGEEQALHRLTGAVHGVAWAAADGTIVALREDVGRHNALDKLIGWLVSTGVDPASGFALTSSRASYEMVQKASRAGIGCLVAISAPTGLAVRMAEASGLTLAGFARGNRLAVYTHGERLAV encoded by the coding sequence ATGGACGGCATGACGGATTTCCGCATCGATCTGCTGCCCGCCGTAACGGAGGAGGGCGTGCTGCCCGACACCACGCGGCGGGTGACGGTCCTGCGCCTGGACGGCGGCACCGGCATCAGCGCCGAGGACATGGTGGTGGAGGAGGTGCCGGTGGCGATGGCCTACAACGGCATCGTCCACGCCGTCATGCTGGCCACACCCCGGGATCTGGAGGACATGGCGCTGGGCTTCAGCCTGTCGGAAAACATCATCGCCACCGCGGACGAGCTGTACGAGGTGGCGGTGGTGACCGGGTGCGACGGGGTGGAGGTGCGCATGGACATCCCGCTCGACCGTTTCATGAAGCTGAAGGGCCAGCGCCGCAGCCTCGCCGGGCGCACCGGCTGCGGCGTGTGCGGGGTGGAAAGCCTGCAGGCCATGGCGCGGGCCGGGCGCCCGGTGTCGGGGGGCACGCCCATTACTCCCGCCGCTGTGGCCCGTGCCCTGCGTCTGTTCGGCGAGGAACAGGCGCTGCACCGTCTGACCGGGGCTGTCCATGGGGTGGCCTGGGCCGCCGCCGACGGCACCATCGTGGCGTTGCGGGAGGACGTGGGGCGGCACAACGCGCTGGACAAGCTGATCGGCTGGCTGGTCAGCACCGGCGTGGACCCGGCCTCGGGCTTCGCGCTCACCTCCAGCCGCGCCAGCTACGAGATGGTGCAGAAGGCCAGCCGGGCCGGCATCGGCTGTCTGGTGGCGATCTCCGCCCCCACCGGCCTTGCCGTGCGCATGGCCGAGGCCAGCGGGCTGACGCTGGCCGGCTTC
- a CDS encoding formate dehydrogenase subunit gamma: MSKEKLIQRYNAAERINHWIVAICFVLLAISGLAFFYPAFFWLTGVFGTPQLARIVHPFVGVVMFLAFARQFFRYAHHNLINKEDVTWMMSVREVMKGNEVGDIGRYNGGQKGMFWLMVLCMILLLGSGFIAWRPYFAPLFPIPVIRIALLVHAASALALIAGIIVHVYAALWVQGTIRAMVEGVVTHAWAKKHHPRWFRQMTGQNTPAE, from the coding sequence GTGAGCAAGGAAAAGCTGATCCAGCGCTACAACGCCGCCGAACGCATCAACCACTGGATCGTGGCGATCTGCTTCGTGCTGCTGGCGATTTCGGGGCTGGCGTTCTTCTACCCCGCCTTCTTCTGGCTGACCGGCGTGTTCGGCACGCCGCAGCTTGCCCGCATCGTCCATCCCTTCGTCGGCGTGGTGATGTTCCTGGCGTTCGCCCGCCAGTTCTTCCGCTACGCCCACCACAACCTCATCAACAAGGAGGATGTGACGTGGATGATGTCGGTGCGCGAGGTGATGAAGGGCAACGAGGTCGGCGACATCGGGCGCTACAACGGCGGCCAGAAGGGCATGTTCTGGCTGATGGTGCTGTGCATGATCCTGCTGCTGGGCTCGGGCTTCATCGCGTGGCGTCCGTACTTCGCACCGCTGTTCCCGATCCCGGTGATCCGCATCGCGCTGCTGGTCCACGCGGCCAGCGCCCTGGCGCTCATCGCCGGCATCATCGTCCATGTCTATGCAGCGCTGTGGGTGCAGGGCACCATCCGCGCCATGGTCGAGGGCGTGGTCACCCACGCGTGGGCGAAGAAGCACCACCCGCGCTGGTTCCGCCAGATGACCGGCCAGAACACGCCGGCCGAGTAA
- the fdnG gene encoding formate dehydrogenase-N subunit alpha, with amino-acid sequence MQVSRRQFMQLSAGGLAASSVAALGFLPSAALAEVRQYKLSRAKEIRNTCPYCSVGCGLLMYSLGDGAKNARSEIIHIEGDPDHPVSRGSLCPKGAGLLDFIHSDNRLKHPEVREAGSNTWKRISWHEAIERVARHIKNDRDANFTAKNAQGVTVNRWTSTGMLTASASSNETGILTQKFMRALGIVGTDAQARVCHGPTVSALASTFGRGAMTNTWVDIKNADFILIMGGNPAEAHPVGFKWAIEAKKKGARIIVVDPRFNRSAAVADHYVPIRAGSDIVFLGGVINWLVANDKIQWEYVKAFTNASFIVKEGYSFEEGLFSGYDPAKGQYDRASWNYEFDDAGNALTDPTLQHPRCVWNLMKAHFARYTPEVVADLTGSPKDGFLTVCEHLGSTAVRDRVGTILYALGWTQHTVGAQNIRTMAMIQLLLGNIGMPGGGVNALRGHSNIQGLSDLGLLSTSLPGYLTLPNEKAHPTYADYIARTTPKAQQPGQLNYWANTPKFFVSLQKWFFGDKATAENDWGYDWLPKWDKMYDVLQVMDLMHNGKVNGLIVQGFNPLTSFPDARKTAASFAKLKYMVVIDPMTTETSTFWQNHGDINDVPTASIQTEVFRLPSTCFAEEDGAIVNSSRWLQWHWKGAEAPGEARTDQEIIAEIFMAVRGLYEKEGGTVPEPILNLSWPYKNPLDPTPEELAKELNGRALVDVPDPKDPTKFLLRKGEQISSFAQLRDDGTTLSACWIFAGSWTQAGNQMARRDNTDTGLGNTPGWAWAWPANRRIIYNRASCDPQGKPWDPKRNLISWKGDVWAGADVPDFKIDQPPSAGMNPFIMNPEGVGRLFATDKLVDGPFPEHYEPMESPLGTNPLHPKVVSSPAVRLFPADKERLGTHDAFPYVGTTYRLTEHFQFWTKNVRLNAIAQPEQFVEIGEALAAEKGIKAGDWVQVSSKRGHIKARAVVTKRIKALTVNSRTVHQIGIPLHWGWETVAKKGYLSNTLPPAVGDCNTQTPEYKAFLVNIEKVGVA; translated from the coding sequence ATGCAGGTCAGCCGGCGACAATTCATGCAGCTTTCAGCGGGAGGACTCGCGGCGTCGAGCGTGGCCGCGCTGGGCTTCCTGCCGTCTGCGGCTCTGGCCGAGGTGCGCCAGTACAAGCTGTCCCGCGCCAAGGAGATCCGCAATACCTGCCCGTACTGCTCGGTGGGCTGCGGCCTGCTGATGTACAGCCTGGGCGACGGGGCCAAGAACGCCCGGTCCGAGATCATCCATATCGAGGGCGACCCTGATCATCCCGTCAGCCGCGGTTCCCTCTGTCCCAAGGGGGCGGGGCTGCTGGACTTCATCCACAGTGACAACCGCCTGAAACACCCCGAGGTGCGCGAGGCCGGGTCCAACACCTGGAAGCGCATCTCCTGGCATGAGGCCATCGAGCGCGTCGCCCGCCACATCAAGAACGACCGCGACGCCAACTTCACCGCCAAGAACGCTCAGGGCGTGACGGTCAACCGCTGGACCTCCACGGGGATGCTGACCGCATCCGCCTCGTCCAACGAAACCGGCATCCTGACCCAGAAGTTCATGCGGGCGCTGGGCATCGTCGGCACCGACGCGCAGGCGCGCGTGTGCCACGGCCCCACCGTGTCGGCGCTGGCCTCGACCTTCGGGCGCGGCGCCATGACCAACACCTGGGTCGATATCAAGAACGCCGACTTCATCCTGATCATGGGCGGCAACCCGGCGGAGGCACACCCCGTCGGCTTCAAATGGGCCATCGAGGCCAAGAAGAAGGGTGCCCGCATCATCGTGGTGGACCCGCGCTTCAACCGCTCCGCCGCGGTGGCCGACCACTACGTGCCGATCCGCGCCGGATCGGACATCGTGTTCCTGGGCGGCGTCATCAACTGGCTGGTCGCCAACGACAAGATCCAGTGGGAGTATGTAAAGGCGTTCACCAACGCCAGCTTCATCGTCAAGGAAGGCTACAGCTTCGAGGAAGGGCTGTTCTCCGGCTACGACCCGGCCAAGGGGCAGTACGACCGCGCCTCGTGGAACTATGAGTTCGACGACGCCGGCAACGCGCTGACCGATCCCACGCTCCAGCATCCGCGCTGCGTGTGGAACCTGATGAAGGCCCACTTCGCCCGCTACACGCCTGAGGTGGTGGCCGACCTGACCGGCAGCCCCAAGGACGGCTTCCTCACGGTCTGCGAACACCTGGGTTCGACCGCGGTGCGCGACCGGGTGGGCACCATCCTCTACGCCCTGGGCTGGACGCAGCACACGGTGGGGGCGCAGAACATCCGCACCATGGCGATGATCCAGCTTCTGCTGGGCAACATCGGCATGCCGGGCGGCGGCGTGAACGCGCTGCGCGGCCATTCCAACATCCAGGGTCTGTCGGACCTGGGCCTGCTGTCCACCAGCCTGCCGGGTTATCTGACGCTGCCGAACGAAAAGGCGCACCCGACCTACGCCGACTACATCGCCCGGACCACGCCCAAGGCGCAGCAGCCGGGCCAGCTCAATTACTGGGCCAACACGCCCAAGTTCTTCGTCAGCCTGCAAAAGTGGTTCTTCGGCGACAAGGCCACCGCCGAAAACGACTGGGGCTACGACTGGCTGCCCAAGTGGGACAAGATGTACGACGTGCTCCAGGTCATGGACCTGATGCACAACGGCAAGGTCAACGGGCTGATCGTCCAGGGTTTCAACCCCCTGACCTCGTTCCCCGATGCGCGCAAGACCGCGGCCTCGTTCGCCAAGCTGAAATACATGGTGGTCATCGACCCCATGACCACCGAAACCTCGACCTTCTGGCAGAACCACGGCGACATCAACGACGTCCCCACCGCCAGCATCCAGACCGAGGTGTTCCGCCTGCCCTCCACCTGCTTTGCGGAAGAGGACGGGGCCATCGTCAACTCCTCCCGCTGGCTGCAATGGCACTGGAAGGGGGCCGAGGCACCGGGCGAGGCCCGCACCGACCAGGAAATCATCGCGGAAATCTTCATGGCTGTCCGCGGCCTGTACGAGAAGGAGGGCGGGACGGTCCCCGAACCGATCCTCAACCTGTCCTGGCCGTACAAGAACCCGCTGGACCCCACGCCCGAAGAACTGGCCAAGGAATTGAACGGCCGGGCGCTGGTGGACGTGCCCGATCCCAAAGACCCCACCAAGTTCCTGCTGCGCAAGGGCGAACAGATTTCCAGCTTCGCGCAGCTGCGCGACGACGGCACCACGCTCAGCGCCTGCTGGATCTTTGCCGGGTCGTGGACCCAGGCCGGCAACCAGATGGCGCGCCGCGACAACACCGACACCGGGCTGGGCAACACGCCGGGCTGGGCGTGGGCGTGGCCGGCCAACCGCCGCATCATTTACAACCGCGCGTCCTGCGACCCGCAGGGCAAGCCGTGGGATCCCAAGCGGAACCTGATTTCGTGGAAGGGCGACGTGTGGGCCGGGGCCGACGTTCCCGACTTCAAGATCGATCAGCCGCCGTCGGCGGGCATGAACCCCTTCATCATGAACCCCGAGGGGGTGGGCCGGCTGTTCGCCACCGACAAGCTGGTGGACGGGCCGTTCCCCGAACATTACGAGCCGATGGAAAGCCCGCTGGGCACCAACCCGCTGCACCCCAAGGTGGTCAGCAGCCCGGCGGTGCGCCTGTTCCCCGCCGACAAGGAACGTCTGGGCACCCATGACGCCTTCCCCTACGTCGGCACCACCTACCGCCTGACCGAGCATTTCCAGTTCTGGACCAAGAACGTCCGGCTGAACGCCATCGCCCAGCCCGAGCAGTTCGTGGAGATCGGCGAGGCGCTGGCGGCGGAAAAGGGCATCAAGGCCGGCGACTGGGTGCAGGTCAGTTCCAAGCGCGGCCACATCAAGGCCCGCGCGGTGGTGACCAAACGCATCAAGGCCCTGACCGTCAACAGCCGCACCGTCCACCAGATCGGTATTCCGCTGCACTGGGGGTGGGAGACGGTGGCGAAGAAGGGCTACCTGTCCAACACGCTGCCGCCGGCGGTGGGTGACTGCAACACCCAGACCCCCGAATACAAGGCGTTCCTGGTCAACATCGAAAAGGTCGGAGTGGCGTAA